From Quercus lobata isolate SW786 chromosome 1, ValleyOak3.0 Primary Assembly, whole genome shotgun sequence, one genomic window encodes:
- the LOC115994237 gene encoding glycine-rich cell wall structural protein 1.0-like — MVDLKHNNHLEDVRGGGVEDGGGGGGEGGGGGGGGEGGGGGGGGGEGGGGGGGDDGDGGGAGGGDFGCGGGGDGDGGGGGNSEGVGGGGDDFGGGGDGDGGGGDDFGSVGDGDGCGGGGGDSEGVGGGGDDFGGGGDGDFGVGGGGYFGGGGDFGGGGGGGDFSSGGEGDSGGGGGDFGGGSGNFGNGGSGNFSGRSVLKTSGRGDV, encoded by the exons ATGGTAGACCTTAAGCATAATAACCATTTAGAG GATGTCCGGGGTGGAGGAGTTGAGGATGGCGGTGGAGGAGGTGGTGAGGGTGGCGgcggtggtggaggtggtgagggcggcggcggtggtggaggtggtggtgagGGTGGCGGCGGTGGTGGAGGAGATG atggtgatggtggtggtgctgGTGGTGGAGattttggttgtggtggtggaggtgatgGAGATGGAGGTGGTGGAGGGAATAGTGAGGGAGTTGGTGGCGGTGGTGATGAttttggtggtggag GTGATGGAGATGGTGGCGGTGGTGATGATTTTGGTAGTGTAGGAGATGGAgatggttgtggtggtggtggaggggATAGTGAGGGAGTTGGTGGCGGTGGTGATGAttttggtggtggaggtgatgGAGAttttggtgttggtggtggtggatatTTTGGGGGTGGTGGAgattttggtggtg GCGGTGGTGGTGGAGATTTTAGCAGTGGAGGTGAAGGAgatagtggtggtggtggtggagattTTGGTGGAGGTAGTGGAAATTTTGGCAATGGAGGTAGTGGAAATTTTAGTGGTCGTAGTGTTTTAAAAACTTCAGGCAGAGGTGATGTGTGA